AACAGAATTCAAGCCTGTAAGAGCCACTTCAGGTAGTTTGTTAATAGTTACCCGGACATCATCACTCTCCTGAGTACAAGGTCCGGTGGCATCAGGATCATTAGTGGTGAGAGTAAGAATCACAAATCCTGCATTAATTTCAGCTATCGTTGGGGCATAGGTAGTAGTAAGACTATTGATATCTCCAAATGTACCAGCTCCCCCACTCCACGTTGCAGAAGCTGCTGCACCTCCTATTGTACCACTGATCGTTGCCTCTTCATCTTCACAAATTTCAAAATCGGATCCGGCAAATACCTGCGCCTTCTGATTGACCGTTATCGTTGTTTCTGCAAAATCTGCTGTACAAGGACCCGCTCCATCAGCATCATCAGTTGTTAGTCTGAAAACCAGCGGCCCATATTCGTTTGGAGAAACAATATAAGTGGCTGTTACGGTAGTTGCGGTAAGACTACTCGCACTGAGAGTACCAGTCCCTCCTGATATTAAGCTCCAGCTACCTGTAGTTGCCCCGCCACCAATTTGACCACTAAGGCTGATAGTGGCTGGCTCACAAAGAACCGTACCATTATCAGCCACGCTCACCACGGTAGGTGACTGATTATAACTCACAGTAATCTCATCATAATCGATGCATCCGTTATTATTCTCCGTCCAGCGATACACATATGTACCATAAGTATCCACCGAAACACTTGTGGCGGAATTACTGGCATCAACGAATGACGAGATACCAGGACCACTCGTTTGTGACCATAATCCATTTCCGATACTAGGCGAAGCATTAAAGACAAAGTCAAGATCACATTCGCTGCCGCCCGAACCGGCATTGGCTACCGGCTGTAAATAGAAGTTTACTTCAACATCATCACTGCTAACGCAAATGCCATTAGATTCTGTCCAACGGAATACATAATTACCATATGCACTAACCGTTACCTGAGTAGTTGGACTTGTGCTGTTTGTAAAAGTAGCTATGCCTGCCCCACTTAACATTGACCACGCGCCATTACTTCCTGATACGCTTGGCACTGCGTCTAGTAAAAATGTCTGATCGCACTCATCATAGGGTGAACCATTACCCCTGTCCGCGTCTGCCACTGTTGGCTCATAAAACCTTACAGTCACTTCATCAAAATCTGAACATACGCCATTATTTTCTGTCCATCGGTAGGTGTATGTTCCATAAGTATCTACTGAAACAGAGGTTGTTGCTAAATTGACATCCGCAAAAACTGAAATACCAGGACCACTTTGCTGAGTCCATGTGCCTGTACCACTACTGGCTACAGCAGTAAATACAAAAGCGTTACCAATATCCTTCCCACAAACATCGCCACCGCTACCTGCATCGGCCACAGGCTGCTCTGTGTAGGTGACCGTAATATCGTCTGTTGAGCTGCACACACCGTTGGTCTCCGTTAAGCGGAAGGTGTAAGTGCCATAGGTAGTGCTGGTAGCAGTCGGATTGAAGATGGTTGCATTGCTGAAGGTGATATCGGCTGCGTTGCCGGCGACTACACTCCAGCTCGCGGAACTGCCAGGGATACTTTGTACTCCCAGTAACTGGATGCTCAGGTCGCATTCCTCTGCTGTCGCAGGGCCGGCTTCGGCTACCGGCTGGTCATGGAAGTTTACGGTGACATCGGCAAAGGAGCTGCATCCTCCGTTAGTCTCAGTCCAGCGGAATACATAACTGCCATAGGTCGTCACCGTAACGGTGGCACCCTCAAGGGTAGCATCATCATAGCTCTCTCCTGCAGGACCACTTACCTTCGTCCAGATACCCGTGCCTGTAGTGCTCAGGCTGGCATTGAAGGTGAAGTCAAGGTCACATTCGCTGCCACCACTACCTGCATCGGCCACCGGCTGCTCGGTGTAGGTAACTGTAATATCGTCTGTTGAGCTGCACACACCGTTGGTCTCCGTTAAGCGGAAGGTGTAAGTACCATAAGCCGTTGATGTGGCAGTCGGGTTGAAGATGGTTGCATTGCTAAAGGTGATATCGGCTGCATTGCCGGCGACTACACTCCAGCTGGCAGTGCTACCGGGTTTGCTTTGTACTCCTGAAAGGTTGATGCTCAGGTCGCATTCCTCTGCTGTTGCAGGACCGGCTTCGGCTACCGGCTGGTCATGGAAGTTTACGGTGACATCGGCAAAGGAGCTGCATCCTCCGTTAGTCTCAGTCCAGCGGAATACATAACTGCCATAGGCCGTCACCGTAACGGTGGCACCCTCAAGGGTAGCATCATCATAGCTCTCTCCTGCAGGACCACTTACCTTCGTCCAGATACCCGTGCCTGTAGTGCTCAGGCTGGCATTGAAGGTGAAGTCAAGGTCACATTCGCTGCCACCACTACCTGCATCGGCCACCGGCTGCTCGGTGTAGGTGACCGTAATATCGTCTGTTGAGCTGCACACACCGTTGGTCTCCGTTAAGCGGAAGGTGTAAGTGCCATAGGTAGTGCTGGTAGCAGTCGGGTTGAAGATGGTTGCATTGCTGAAGGTGATATCGGCGGCATTGCCGGCGACTACACTCCAGCTCGCGGAACTGCCAGGGATACTTTGTACTCCCAGTAACTGGATGCTCAGGTCGCATTCCTCTGCTGTCGCAGGGCCGGCTTCGGCTACCGGCTGGTCATGGAAGTTTACGGTGACATCGGCAAAGGAACTGCATCCTCCATTCGTCTCAGTCCAGCGGAATACATAACTGCCATAGGTCGTCACCGTAACGGTGGCACCCTCAAGGGTAGCATCATCATAGCTCTCTCCTGCAGGACCACTTACCTTCGTCCAGATGCCCGTGCCTGGGGTGCTCAGGCTGGCATTGAAGGTGAAGTCAAGGTCACATTCGCTGCCACCGCTACCTGCATCGGCCACCGGCTGCTCGGTGTAGGTAACTGTAATATCGTCTGTTGAGCTGCACACACCGTTGGTCTCCGTTAAGCGGAAGGTATAGGTGCCATAGGTAGTGCTGGTAGCAGTCGGGTTAAAGATGGTTGCATTGCTGAAGGTGATATCGGCTGCGTTGCCGGCGATTACACTCCAGCTCGCGGAACTGCCAGGGATACTTTGTACTCCTGAAAGGTTGATGCTCAGGTCGCATTCCTCTGCTGTCGCAGGACCGGCTTCGGCTACCGGCTGGTCATGGAAGTTTACGGTAACATCGGCAAAGGAGCTGCATCCTCCATTCGTCTCAGTCCAGCGGAATACATAACTGCCATAGGTCGTCACCGTAACGGTGGCACCCTCAAGGGTAGCATCATCATAGCTCTCTCCTGCAGGACCACTTACCTTCGTCCAGATACCCGTGCCTGGGGTGCTCAGGCTGGCATTGAAGGTGAAGTCAAGGTCACATTCGCTGCCACCGCTACCTGCATCGGCCACCGGCTGCTCGGTGTAGGTGACTGTAATGTCGTCTGTTGAGCTGCACACACCGTTGGTCTCCGTTAAGCGGAAGGTGTAGGTACCGTAAGCCGTGGATGTAGCAGTCGGGTTGAAGATGGTTGCATTGCTGAAGGTGATATCGGCGGCATTGCCGGCGACTACACTCCAGCTCGCTGAACTGCCAGGGATACTTTGTACTCCTGAAAGGTTGATGCTCAGGTCGCATTCCTCTGCTGTCGCAGGACCGGCTTCGGCTACCGGCTGGTCATGGAAGTTTACGGTAACATCGGCAAAGGAGCTGCATCCTCCGTTCGTCTCAGTCCAGCGGAATACATAACTGCCATAGGCCGTCACCGTAACAGTGGCACCCTCAAGGGTAGCATCATCATAACTCTCTCCTGCAGGACCACTTACCTTCGTCCAGATACCCGTGCCTGGGGTGCTCAGGCTGGCATTGAAGGTGAAGTCAAGGTCACATTCGCTGCCACCGCTACCTGCATCGGCCACCGGCTGCTCGGTGTAGGTGACCGTAATATCGTCTGTTGAGCTGCACACACCGTTGGTCTCCGTTAAGCGGAAGGTGTAGGTACCGTAAGCCGTGGATGTAGCAGTCGGGTTGAAGATGGTTGCATTGCTGAAGGTGATATCGGCGGCATTGCCGGCGACTACACTCCAGCTGGCAGTGCTACCGGGTTTGCTTTGTACTCCCAGTAACTGGATGGAAAGGTCACATTCCTCTGCTGTTGCAGGACCGGCTTCGGCTACCGGCTGGTCATGGAAGTTTACCGTGACATCGGCAAAGGAGCTGCATCCTCCATTCGTCTCAGTCCAGCGGAATACATAACTGCCATAGGTCGTCACCGTAACGGTGGCACCCTCAAGGGTAGCATCATCATAGCTCTCTCCTGCAGGACCACTTACCTTCGTCCAGATGCCCGTGCCTGGGGTGCTCAGGCTGGCATTGAAGGTGAAGTCAAGGTCACATTCGCTGCCACCGCTACCTGCATCGGCCACCGGCTGCTCGGTGTAGGTAACTGTAATATCGTCTGTTGAGCTGCACACACCGTTGGTCTCCGTTAAGCGGAAGGTGTAGGTACCGTAAGCCGTTGATGTGGCAGTCGGGTTGAAGATGGTTGCATTGCTGAAGGTGATATCGGCGGCATTGCCGGCGACTACACTCCAGCTGGCAGTGCTACCGGGTTTGCTTTGTACTCCCAGTAACTGGATGGAAAGGTCGCATTCCTCTGCTGTCGCAGGGCCGGCTTCGGCTACCGGCTGGTCATGGAAGTTTACGGTGACATCGGCAAAGGAGCTGCATCCTCCATTCGTCTCAGTCCAGCGGAATACATAACTGCCATAGGTCGTCACCGTAACGGTGGCACCCTCAAGGGTAGCATCATCATAGCTCTCTCCTGCAGGACCACTTACCTTCGTCCAGATACCCGTGCCTGGGGTGCTCAGGCTGGCATTGAAGGTGAAGTCAAGGTCACATTCGCTGCCACCGCTACCTGCATCGGCCACCGGCTGCTCGGTGTAGGTGACCGTAATATCGTCTGTTGAGCTGCACACACCGTTGGTCTCCGTTAAGCGGAAGGTATAGGTACCGTAAGCCGTGGATGTAGCAGTCGGGTTGAAGATGGTTGCATTGCTGAAGGTGATATCGGCGGCATTGCCGGCGACTACACTCCAGCTCGCGGAACTGCCAGGGATACTTTGTACTCCCAGTAACTGGATGCTCAGGTCGCATTCCTCTGCTGTCGCAGGGCCGGCTTCGGCTACCGGCTGGTCATGGAAGTTTACGGTGACATCGGCAAAGGAGCTGCATCCTCCGTTAGTCTCAGTCCAGCGGAATACATAACTGCCATAGGTCGTCACCGTAACGGTGGCACCCTCAAGGGTAGCATCATCATAGCTCTCTCCTGCAGGACCACTTACCTTCGTCCAGATACCCGTGCCTGTAGTGCTCAGGCTGGCATTGAAGGTGAAGTCAAGGTCACATTCGCTGCCACCACTACCTGCATCGGCCACCGGCTGCTCGGTGTAGGTAACTGTAATATCGTCTGTTGAGCTGCACACACCGTTGGTCTCCGTTAAGCGGAAGGTGTAAGTGCCATAAGCCGTGGATGTAGCAGTCGGGTTGAAGATGGTTGCATTGCTGAAGGTGATATCGGCGGCATTGCCGGCGACTACACTCCAGCTCGCTGAACTGCCAGGGATACTTTGTACTCCTGAAAGGTTGATGCTCAGGTCGCATTCCTCTGCTGTCGCAGGACCGGCTTCGGCTACTGGCTGGTCATGGAAGTTTACGGTGACATCGGCAAAGGAGCTGCACCCTCCGTTAGTCTCAGTCCAGCGGAATACATAACTGCCATAGGCCGTCACCGTAACGGTGGCACCCTCAAGGGTAGCATCATCATAGCTCTCTCCTGCAGGACCACTTACCTTCGTCCAGATACCCGTGCCTGTGGTGCTCAGGCTGGCATTGAAGGTGAAGTCAAGGTCACATTCGCTGCCACCACTACCTGCATCGGCCACCGGCTGCTCGGTATAGGTAACTGTAATATCGTCTGTTGAGCTGCACACACCGTTGGTCTCCGTTAAGCGGAAGGTGTAGGTACCGTAAGCCGTGGATGTAGCAGTCGGGTTGAAGATGGTTGCATTGCTGAAGGTGATATCGGCGGCATTGCCGGCGACTACACTCCAGCTCGCGGAACTGCCAGGGATACTTTGTACTCCCAGTAACTGGATGCTCAGGTCGCATTCCTCTGCTGTCGCAGGGCCGGCTTCGGCTACCGGCTGGTCATGGAAGTTTACGGTGACATCGGCAAAGGAGCTGCATCCTCCGTTAGTCTCAGTCCAGCGGAATACATAACTGCCATAGGTCGTCACCGTAACGGTGGCACCCTCAAGGGTAGCATCATCATAGCTCTCTCCTGCAGGACCACTTACCTTCGTCCAGATACCCGTGCCTGTAGTGCTCAGGCTGGCATTGAAGGTGAAGTCAAGGTCACATTCGCTGCCACCACTACCTGCATCGGCCACCGGCTGCTCGGTGTAGGTGACCGTAATATCGTCTGTTGAGCTGCACACACCGTTGGTCTCCGTTAAGCGGAAGGTGTAAGTACCATAAGCCGTTGATGTGGCAGTCGGGTTGAAGATGGTTGCATTGCTGAAGGTGATATCGGCGGCATTGCCGGCGACTACACTCCAGCTCGCGGAACTGCCAGGGATACTTTGTACTCCCAGTAACTGGATGCTCAGGTCGCATTCCTCTGCTGTCGCAGGGCCGGCTTCGGCTACCGGCTGGTCATGGAAGTTTACGGTGACATCGGCAAAGGAACTGCATCCTCCATTCGTCTCAGTCCAGCGGAATACATAACTGCCATAGGTCGTCACCGTAACGGTGGCACCCTCAAGGGTAGCATCATCATAGCTCTCTCCTGCAGGACCACTTACCTTCGTCCAGATGCCCGTGCCTGGGGTGCTCAGGCTGGCATTGAAGGTGAAGTCAAGGTCACATTCGCTGCCACCGCTACCTGCATCGGCCACCGGCTGCTCGGTATAGGTAACTGTAATATCGTCTGTTGAGCTGCACACACCGTTGGTCTCCGTTAAGCGGAAGGTGTAGGTACCGTAAGCCGTGGATGTAGCAGTCGGGTTGAAGATGGTTGCATTGCTGAAGGTGATATCGGCTGCATTGCCGGCGACTACACTCCAGCTCGCGGAACTGCCAGGGATACTTTGTACTCCTGAAAGGTTGATGCTCAGGTCGCATTCCTCTGCTGTCGCAGGACCGGCTTCGGCTACCGGCTGGTCATGGAAGTTTACGGTAACATCGGCAAAGGAGCTGCATCCTCCATTCGTCTCAGTCCAGCGGAATACATAACTGCCATAGGTCGTCACCGTAACGGTGGCACCCTCAAGGGTAGCATCATCATAGCTCTCTCCTGCAGGACCACTTACCTTCGTCCAGATGCCCGTGCCTGGGGTGCTCAGGCTGGCATTGAAGGTGAAGTCAAGGTCACATTCGCTGCCACCGCTACCTGCATCGGCCACCGGCTGCTCGGTATAGGTAACTGTAATATCGTCTGTTGAGCTGCACACACCGTTGGTCTCCGTTAAGCGGAAGGTGTAGGTACCGTAAGCCGTGGATGTAGCAGTCGGGTTGAAGATGGTTGCATTGCTGAAGGTGATATCGGCTGCGTTGCCGGCGATTACACTCCAGCTCGCGGAACTGCCAGGGATACTTTGTACTCCTGAAAGGTTGATGCTCAGGTCGCATTCCTCTGCTGTCGCAGGACCGGCTTCGGCTACCGGCTGGTCATGGAAGTTTACGGTAACATCGGCAAAGGAGCTGCATCCTCCATTCGTCTCAGTCCAGCGGAATACATAACTGCCATAGGTCGTCACCGTAACGGTGGCACCCTCAAGGGTAGCATCATCATAGCTCTCTCCTGCAGGACCACTTACCTTCGTCCAGATGCCCGTGCCTGGGGTGCTCAGGCTGGCATTGAAGG
This region of Fulvivirga ulvae genomic DNA includes:
- a CDS encoding PKD domain-containing protein, which translates into the protein MLKNQSKAFASELGQRYHLRGFFVLASFLIAFLLSGNYLHAQCGFSGLNATYCDSDAAVTLLETTSGGTFSGPGIVGNTFDPALAGPGAHTIDYVNYDVYTVNTSGTFDPFLSLVGWTKVPNGAAGDLQNDDDELSVAVNLGFTFRFFGNDYTQLYASSNGNVVFTSYVENSYWRTSIAAASDPNNMIAILRTNLDPSNSTTDRIKYRVEGSAPNRVFILYYENLERFGTGDIVTTQLKLFETTNIIEIHTTENNASLPTETSLQGVENATGTIGYTVPGRNDEFWTATNDFVSFIPCTDSQMVTVYEQPVADAGSGGSVCGKDGGNPFTFTGVSSVGTGTWTQQSGPGISSFGDANVATTTVTADTYGSYVYRWTEVNNGCTDFDEITVTYYEPTLAEAGPATAEECDLSINLSGVQSIPGSSASWSVVAGNAADITFSNATIFNPTATSTAYGTYTFRLTETNGVCSSTDDITVTYTEQPVAGAGIGGSVCGKDGGNPFTFTGVSSVGTGTWTQQSGPGISSFGDANVATTTVTADTYGSYVYRWTEVNNGCTDFDEITVTYYEPTLAEAGPATAEECDLSINLSGVQSIPGSSASWSVVAGNAADITFSNATIFNPTATSTAYGTYTFRLTETNGVCSSTDDITVTYTEQPVADAGIGGSVCGKDGGNPFTFTGVSSVGTGTWTQQSGPGISSFGDANVATTTVTADTYGSYVYRWTEVNNGCTDFDEITVTYYEPTLAEAGPATAEECDLSINLSGVQSIPGSSASWSVVAGNAADITFSNATIFNPTANSTTYGTYTFRLTETNGACSSTDDITVTYTDQPVADAGSGGSVCGKDGGNPFIFTGVSSVGTGTWIQQSGPGISSFGDANVATTTVTADTYGSYVYRWTEVNNGCTDFDEITVTYYEPTLAEAGPATAEECDLSINLSGVQSIPGSSASWSIVAGNAADITFSNATIFNPTATSTAYGTYSFRLTETNGVCSSTDDITVTYTEQPVADAGSGGSECDLDFTFNASLNTPGTGIWTKVSGPAGESYDDATLEGATVTVTTYGSYVFRWTETNGGCSSFADVTVNFHDQPVAEAGPATAEECDLSINLSGVQSIPGSSASWSVVAGNAADITFSNATIFNPTATSTTYGTYTFRLTETNGVCSSTDDITVTYTEQPVADAGSGGSECDLDFTFNASLSTTGTGIWTKVSGPAGESYDDATLEGATVTVTTYGSYVFRWTETNGGCSSFADVTVNFHDQPVAEAGPATAEECDLSINLSGVQSIPGSSASWSVVAGNAADITFSNATIFNPTATSTAYGTYTFRLTETNGVCSSTDDITVTYTEQPVADAGSGGSECDLDFTFNASLSTTGTGIWTKVSGPAGESYDDATLEGATVTVTTYGSYVFRWTETNGGCSSFADVTVNFHDQPVAEAGPATAEECDLSIQLLGVQSIPGSSASWSVVAGNAADITFSNATIFNPTATSTAYGTYTFRLTETNGVCSSTDDITVTYTEQPVADAGSGGSECDLDFTFNASLSTPGTGIWTKVSGPAGESYDDATLEGATVTVTTYGSYVFRWTETNGGCSSFADVTVNFHDQPVAEAGPATAEECDLSINLSGVQSIPGSSASWSVIAGNAADITFSNATIFNPTATSTAYGTYTFRLTETNGVCSSTDDITVTYTEQPVADAGSGGSECDLDFTFNASLSTPGTGIWTKVSGPAGESYDDATLEGATVTVTTYGSYVFRWTETNGGCSSFADVTVNFHDQPVAEAGPATAEECDLSINLSGVQSIPGSSASWSVVAGNAADITFSNATIFNPTATSTAYGTYTFRLTETNGVCSSTDDITVTYTEQPVADAGSGGSECDLDFTFNASLSTPGTGIWTKVSGPAGESYDDATLEGATVTVTTYGSYVFRWTETNGGCSSFADVTVNFHDQPVAEAGPATAEECDLSIQLLGVQSIPGSSASWSVVAGNAADITFSNATIFNPTATSTAYGTYTFRLTETNGVCSSTDDITVTYTEQPVADAGSGGSECDLDFTFNASLSTTGTGIWTKVSGPAGESYDDATLEGATVTVTTYGSYVFRWTETNGGCSSFADVTVNFHDQPVAEAGPATAEECDLSIQLLGVQSIPGSSASWSVVAGNAADITFSNATIFNPTATSTAYGTYTFRLTETNGVCSSTDDITVTYTEQPVADAGSGGSECDLDFTFNASLSTTGTGIWTKVSGPAGESYDDATLEGATVTVTAYGSYVFRWTETNGGCSSFADVTVNFHDQPVAEAGPATAEECDLSINLSGVQSIPGSSASWSVVAGNAADITFSNATIFNPTATSTAYGTYTFRLTETNGVCSSTDDITVTYTEQPVADAGSGGSECDLDFTFNASLSTTGTGIWTKVSGPAGESYDDATLEGATVTVTTYGSYVFRWTETNGGCSSFADVTVNFHDQPVAEAGPATAEECDLSIQLLGVQSIPGSSASWSVVAGNAADITFSNATIFNPTATSTAYGTYTFRLTETNGVCSSTDDITVTYTEQPVADAGSGGSECDLDFTFNASLSTPGTGIWTKVSGPAGESYDDATLEGATVTVTTYGSYVFRWTETNGGCSSFADVTVNFHDQPVAEAGPATAEECDLSIQLLGVQSKPGSTASWSVVAGNAADITFSNATIFNPTATSTAYGTYTFRLTETNGVCSSTDDITVTYTEQPVADAGSGGSECDLDFTFNASLSTPGTGIWTKVSGPAGESYDDATLEGATVTVTTYGSYVFRWTETNGGCSSFADVTVNFHDQPVAEAGPATAEECDLSIQLLGVQSKPGSTASWSVVAGNAADITFSNATIFNPTATSTAYGTYTFRLTETNGVCSSTDDITVTYTEQPVADAGSGGSECDLDFTFNASLSTPGTGIWTKVSGPAGESYDDATLEGATVTVTAYGSYVFRWTETNGGCSSFADVTVNFHDQPVAEAGPATAEECDLSINLSGVQSIPGSSASWSVVAGNAADITFSNATIFNPTATSTAYGTYTFRLTETNGVCSSTDDITVTYTEQPVADAGSGGSECDLDFTFNASLSTPGTGIWTKVSGPAGESYDDATLEGATVTVTTYGSYVFRWTETNGGCSSFADVTVNFHDQPVAEAGPATAEECDLSINLSGVQSIPGSSASWSVIAGNAADITFSNATIFNPTATSTTYGTYTFRLTETNGVCSSTDDITVTYTEQPVADAGSGGSECDLDFTFNASLSTPGTGIWTKVSGPAGESYDDATLEGATVTVTTYGSYVFRWTETNGGCSSFADVTVNFHDQPVAEAGPATAEECDLSIQLLGVQSIPGSSASWSVVAGNAADITFSNATIFNPTATSTTYGTYTFRLTETNGVCSSTDDITVTYTEQPVADAGSGGSECDLDFTFNASLSTTGTGIWTKVSGPAGESYDDATLEGATVTVTAYGSYVFRWTETNGGCSSFADVTVNFHDQPVAEAGPATAEECDLSINLSGVQSKPGSTASWSVVAGNAADITFSNATIFNPTATSTAYGTYTFRLTETNGVCSSTDDITVTYTEQPVADAGSGGSECDLDFTFNASLSTTGTGIWTKVSGPAGESYDDATLEGATVTVTTYGSYVFRWTETNGGCSSFADVTVNFHDQPVAEAGPATAEECDLSIQLLGVQSIPGSSASWSVVAGNAADITFSNATIFNPTATSTTYGTYTFRLTETNGVCSSTDDITVTYTEQPVADAGSGGDVCGKDIGNAFVFTAVASSGTGTWTQQSGPGISVFADVNLATTSVSVDTYGTYTYRWTENNGVCSDFDEVTVRFYEPTVADADRGNGSPYDECDQTFLLDAVPSVSGSNGAWSMLSGAGIATFTNSTSPTTQVTVSAYGNYVFRWTESNGICVSSDDVEVNFYLQPVANAGSGGSECDLDFVFNASPSIGNGLWSQTSGPGISSFVDASNSATSVSVDTYGTYVYRWTENNNGCIDYDEITVSYNQSPTVVSVADNGTVLCEPATISLSGQIGGGATTGSWSLISGGTGTLSASSLTATTVTATYIVSPNEYGPLVFRLTTDDADGAGPCTADFAETTITVNQKAQVFAGSDFEICEDEEATISGTIGGAAASATWSGGAGTFGDINSLTTTYAPTIAEINAGFVILTLTTNDPDATGPCTQESDDVRVTINKLPEVALTGLNSVYAENDAPVEMEGFPSGGTYTGPGVNSGTNIFDPSNANIGSGTPNLIVYEYMHPITGCVNSDTVEVLVNAATTINFTVDGATIDNNTGNQQICAEQGLVRLFGSPSASTGLSPTNFTSTTPGLITQSGGQYYIQTDGFGLVSDTVNIKYTYTNSDNVTTIIFKDVIIFGSPVADIFVTNSCIEDVITFTDNTSVPSSTSLLSWVWDFGDGTFSNQQNPTHTYEDPGIYTVKLTATTVQGCSDQTTQVVRVGEVPMVNFDRSEICNGDATEFRDLSDAGSISTIINHTWDFGDGEVITGPSNDAVPPGTHGGRTTGTYKDPFHEYINVGNYDVTLTVETNDGCVNAVTKRVFILPFNVITILPETAYEEDFEIDAGGWVAQSNDDAVGDSSWVWSVPNGSVINSPGNKAWWTGGNSGSYYPSEDSYINGPCFDISGLNRPMLAMDIWVDTQEGFDGAVLQYSIDGGISWQNIGAINEGINWYNTQGIISRPGDRPGNFNEGDQGWTGQTGGWVSARFSLDEIPVGERDLVRLRIAFASDANNPQGTDLNGFAFDNVFVGNKTRTVLIEHFADSELEISNQASDHFEQIKMNQIVATGVSDFTLLEYHIANSGGDPFNKDNPGDPSARSLYYGVSQAPNAVLGGNQFNGNPFEISAIDIDKRSLEDPLFEISIDTLSSEEKTLIADVTVEALTTFSEEVTVHLALVETEISHGGNVYHNVLKKLLFGGNGESLALNWVPGTTKTLRAEWNIGIPIYNPDKLEYIAFVQNKTTREVYATATTAAPPKEAETVTGLDNDLLSQAKNISVYPNPADRVLNFAIAEKALDTYTWKIVDQRGVTMQEGRMKFDKGLYSANIENLANGVYYVVIGTDDKALIYRKLAVMNRK